The Sulfurospirillum tamanense DNA segment TTTTAAAAGATGTGCTGAGTATGGATATTGGCTCGGTGATTGAGCTTAACCAGTTGGCCAACGACCCCCTTGAAATCCTCGTGGGAGACAAGATTGTGGCCATGGGCGAAGTGGTGATTGTGGATGGTAACTTTGGAGTCCAGATTACAGAGATTGGCACCAAGCGTGAACGTTTAGAAAAACTCCGCTAAAGTACCACAATGGAAAGTGTAAAGCAGCGCATTCCCTTTGGACAACGCAATCCTCAAAAATCCCATGCGGTGTTTTTGGCCATTTATTCGCGGCATATTTCCCCGTGGAAGTACTTTAACGATGACTTACATGTAAAAGAGTGCTCCGGGGTGATTATGATTGACCGTTGGGATGGGCGCACGGGATTTCCTGGTGGGACAGCCGATGAAAAAGAAACCTTACTAGAAGCCCTTGAGCGGGAGATAAAAGAAGAGATTGGGATTCAGATTCGTCCCAATAAAATCCACGGCATCGCTTCTCATGAATGGAAGATCGGCACCCATTTTTTTGGGATGGAAGTCAATGAGATGGAACTGATGCACATCTTTTATCACATCCTCAATAACTTTGCCCGCTCTACCTTGCTGCACGCCTACCAAGAAGGCGACCGATCGCGGTTTCTCTCCGAAACCACGGGCATTAAATTGGTGCCCATCGTTTCCCATAAAGGCAAGGGCGTAGACCACTTTCTTACTAATGCTTTTGCGGGAAGTGCGGATTTGGATTTTCGGATTTTTTTGGAAGAAATTTTAGAATTTCACATCGCTTAGGACCGCGTAAGTTTCTTTACATGTAAAGCTTTTGTCTGTTTTTAAGCCCGATTTTTGTACAATGAGCCCTCTCAACAAAGCCCATGCCAAGGAATGTTCATTATGCGAGGCTATAAAGTCTTTTCAGGGACGGCCAACCCTGAATTTGCAAAAAAAGTTGCCAAATACCTCTCGTTGCCCCTTTCGGAGGCAGAAATCAAACGCTTTAGTGACGGTGAAATTAGCATCCAGATTAGCGAAAGTGTACGCGGAAAAGATGTGTTTATCATTCAGCCTACCTGTGCACCTGCTAATGTTAACTTAATGGAATTGCTCATTCTTACAGACGCCCTTCGTCGCAGTTCTGCCGATTCGATTACGGCAGTCATTCCCTACTTTGGGTATGCCAGACAAGACCGCAAAGCCGCACCCAGAGTGCCTATTACGGCCAAATTGGTTGCCAATATGATTCAAACGGCGGGCATTGACCGCGTGGTGACCATCGACTTGCATGCGGGCCAGATTCAAGGGTTTTTTGACATTCCTGTAGACAACCTCTACGGCAACATTATTTTCAACGACTACGTCAAAAACAAAAACCTCAAAAATCCTATCATCGCAAGCCCTGACATCGGTGGCGTTGCAAGGGCACGAAGCTTTGCTAAAAAACTTGGTGTGGACATGGTTATCGTCGACAAACGCCGTGAAAAAGCCAACGAATCTGAGGTGATGAATATCATCGGTGATGTGGAAGGCAAAGACGTTATCTTAGTAGATGACATGATTGACACCGCGGGTACCATCGTCAAAGCCGCCGAAGTACTCAAAGCCAAAGGCGCCACAAGCGTGATGGCATGCTGTACTCACCCTGTACTCTCCGGCCCTGCTTATGAGCGCATTGAAAAAGGCGAATTGGACGAATTGGTGGTAAGTGATACCATCCCTCTTTCACGAGAATGTTCTAAAATCAAAGTCCTTTCTGTTGCCCATGTCTTTGGCGAAGTGATTCGTCGGGTTTACCATAACGAAAGTGTCAATGGACTCTTTTTATAACGAGGAACTATGCAAAACCGGATTCGTAATTTTTCTATCATCGCCCATATCGACCACGGTAAAAGTACCCTAGCAGACCGCCTTATCCAAGAGTGCGGCGCAGTTTCAGACCGAGAGCTAGGAACTCAAATGATGGACACCATGGACATCGAAAAAGAGCGCGGGATTACCATCAAAGCCCAAAGCGTGCGTTTGACCTATGTCAAAGATGGTGTGCCTTATGTGCTCAATCTCATCGATACTCCAGGGCACGTGGATTTTTCCTATGAAGTGAGCCGCTCTTTGGCTTCGTGCGAAGGAGCATTGTTGGTGGTGGACGCTTCGCAAGGCGTGGAAGCACAAACCATCGCCAATGTGTATATTGCCCTAGAAAACGACCTTGAAATCATTCCTGTGATTAACAAAATCGACCTTCCTGCGGCAGACCCAGAACGGGTAAAAGAAGAAATCGAACACACGATTGGGCTGGATTGTTCTCGTGCTTTAGGCGTGAGCGCAAAAAGCGGCATCGGGGTAAAAGAGTTGCTTGATATGCTTGTTGATGTGGTTCCTGCCCCCACAGGCAATGCTGATGGACCAACTAAAGCGCTCATTTATGACAGTTGGTTTGACAA contains these protein-coding regions:
- a CDS encoding NUDIX domain-containing protein, with the protein product MESVKQRIPFGQRNPQKSHAVFLAIYSRHISPWKYFNDDLHVKECSGVIMIDRWDGRTGFPGGTADEKETLLEALEREIKEEIGIQIRPNKIHGIASHEWKIGTHFFGMEVNEMELMHIFYHILNNFARSTLLHAYQEGDRSRFLSETTGIKLVPIVSHKGKGVDHFLTNAFAGSADLDFRIFLEEILEFHIA
- a CDS encoding ribose-phosphate pyrophosphokinase, with amino-acid sequence MRGYKVFSGTANPEFAKKVAKYLSLPLSEAEIKRFSDGEISIQISESVRGKDVFIIQPTCAPANVNLMELLILTDALRRSSADSITAVIPYFGYARQDRKAAPRVPITAKLVANMIQTAGIDRVVTIDLHAGQIQGFFDIPVDNLYGNIIFNDYVKNKNLKNPIIASPDIGGVARARSFAKKLGVDMVIVDKRREKANESEVMNIIGDVEGKDVILVDDMIDTAGTIVKAAEVLKAKGATSVMACCTHPVLSGPAYERIEKGELDELVVSDTIPLSRECSKIKVLSVAHVFGEVIRRVYHNESVNGLFL